One Pseudobutyrivibrio xylanivorans genomic window, TTACCTGTACAGGTATTGATGAGTTTGTTAGAAATAGATTTAGACTAAACACAGTTTATAAAGTAACAAACGGTTCTATAGAATTAATTACGGAGGAACTAGATGAGCAACGAAGTTAATCAGGAATATGGTGCAGATCAAATACAGATTTTAGAGGGACTAGAAGCAGTACGTAAGCGTCCTGGTATGTATATTGGCTCTACTTCAGAGAGAGGTCTTCATCATTTAGTATATGAGATAGTTGATAATGCAGTTGATGAGGCACTTGCTGGGTTTTGTAAGCATATTCAGGTAACAATTAATCCAGATAATTCAGTTACAGTTGTTGATGATGGTCGTGGTATACCTACAGGTATCAATAGTAAAGCTGGGATTCCAGCAGTTGAGGTTGTATTTACCGTACTTCACGCTGGTGGAAAGTTTGGCGGTGGTGGATACAAAGTATCTGGTGGTCTTCATGGCGTTGGAGCTTCCGTTGTTAATGCTCTTTCTAACTGGGTTGAAGTAGAAATAAAGCGTGAGGGTAAAATTTTCAAGCAGCGTTATGAGCGTGGAAAGACAATGTATGCTCTTAAAGAGATTGGAACTTGCCCAATTGAAGAGACTGGTACAAAGGTTACATTCCTTCCAGATAATACAATTTTTGAAACTACTATTTTTGATTATAAAACTTTAAAGATACGTCTTCGTGAGACAGCATTCCTTACAAAAGGACTTCGCATAACTCTTACCGATACAAGAGGCGAAGAACCAAAGGAGGAAAGCTTCCATTACGAAGGTGGTATCAAAGAATTTGTTCAGTATATTAACCGTGGTAATGAAGCACTTTACGATGAGGTTATTTACTGTGAAGGAACCAGAGATAATATCTATGTTGAAGTTGCCATGCAGCACAACGATGGTTATCAGGATCAAGCCTACAGCTATGTAAATAATATTGTTACACCTGAAGGTGGTACTCATCTTACTGGCTTTAGAGGTGCTCTTACAAAGGTATTTAATAAATACGCTAGAGATAATAAGATTTTAAAGGATAGTGATCCACAGCTTGATGGTGATGATATTCGTGAAGGTCTTACAGCTATCATCTCAATCAAGATTGAAGAGCCTCAGTTTGAAGGTCAGACAAAGCAAAAGCTTGGAAATTCAGAAGCAAGAGGTGCCGTTGATGCAATCGTTTCAGAACAGCTTACTTGGTTCCTTGAGCAGAATCCTACAATTGCAAAAAATATTTGCGAAAAATCGCTGCTTGCGCAGCGAGCAAGAGAAGCAGCTAGAAAAGCTCGTGATCTTACTCGTAGAAAAACAGCTTTAGAAGGAATGTCTCTTCCAGGAAAGCTTGCAGATTGCTCAGACAAAGACCCTAAGAATTGCGAAATCTTTATCGTAGAGGGAGATTCCGCTGGAGGTTCTGCAAAAAAAGCTCGTAGCCGTGCTACTCAGGCAATTCTTCCACTTCGTGGAAAAATCCTTAATGTAGAAAAAGCTCGCGAGGACAGAATTTATAGCAATGCCGAGATTAAAGCCATGATTACAGCTTTCGGTACGGGTATTCACGAGGATTTTGATATTTCAAAGCTTCGTTATCATAAAATCATTATTATGACAGATGCCGACGTTGATGGTGCTCATATCGCCACACTTATGCTTACATTCCTTTACAGATTTATGCCAGAGCTTATAAAGCAGGGATATGTATATCTTGCTACTCCTCCACTTTACAAGCTTGAAAAGAATAAAAAGGTATGGTATGCATACTCAGATGAAGAATTAAACAATATTCTTCTTGAGGTTGGTCGTGACAACAATAACAAGATTCAGCGTTACAAGGGACTTGGTGAGATGGATGCCGAGCAGCTTTGGGAGACAACAATGGATCCTGAAAAGAGAATCCTTAAACGTGTAGTTATTGATGATGAGGACGCTTCAGAAATCAACGTAACTTTCTCAACTCTTATGGGTGATAAGGTTGAACCAAGACGTGAGTTCATTGAGGCTAATGCAAAGTATGTACAGAATTTAGATATCTAGAGGAATATAATGGACGATAAAATTTTTGATAACATTCATGATGTTGATCTAAAAGAAACAATGGAAACCTCCTACATCGATTATGCCATGAGCGTTATTGCTTCACGTGCTCTTCCAGATGTAAGAGATGGTTTAAAGCCAGTTCAGCGTAGAGTGCTCTTCTCTATGATTGAGCTTAACAATGGTCCCGACAAGCCACACAGAAAATGTGCTCGTATTGTCGGTGATACCATGGGTAAGTATCACCCTCATGGTGATAGTTCTATTTACGGAGCTCTTGTTAATATGGCTCAGGAATGGAACACTCGATACCCTCTTGTTGATGGTCATGGAAACTTTGGTTCTGAAGACGGCGATGGCGCAGCTGCCATGCGATATACTGAGGCACGTCTTTCAAAGATTTCAATGACAATGTTTGGTATCAATTACAAGGATGACAAGTTCACCACTGGTAAGGATATCGATATGGATGGCGTTGATTTTATGCCAAACTTTGATGAGACTGAGAAAGAGCCTACTGTTCTTCCAGCTCGTTATCCAAACCTTCTTGTAAATGGTACTACTGGTATCGCAGTAGGAATGGCTACTAATATTCCACCACACAATCTTCGTGAGGTAATTGGTGCAGTTAATAAAATCATCGATAATCAGGTTGAAGAAGATAGAGATACAGAAATAGATGAGCTTCTTGATATTGTAAAGGGACCTGACTTTCCAACAGGTGGAGTTATTCTTGGAAAAGCAGGAATTGAAGAGGCATATCGCACTGGTCGTGCAAAAATCCGAGTTCGTGCGGTTTCTGAAATTGAGCCAATGGACAATGGTAAGAACAGAATCGTTGTTACCGAGCTTCCATACATGGTTAATAAAGCAAGACTTATCGAAAATATTGCTAAGCTTGTTAAAGATAAAAAGATTGATGGAATTACAGACCTTCGTGATGAGTCATCACGTGAAGGAATCCGTGTTTGTATTGAACTTCGTCGTGACGTAAATCCAAACATCATTTTAAATCAGCTATACAAGCACACACAATTGCAGGATACTTTCGGTGTTATCATGCTTGCACTTGTGAATAATCAACCAAAGATTCTCAATCTTAAGCAAATGCTTAAGCATTACCTAGATCATCAAAAGGATGTTGTTACACGTCGTACAAAGTATGAGCTTAACAAGGCTGAGGAGCGTGCTCACATCTTAGAGGGCTTGCTTATTGCACTTGATAATATCGATGAAGTAATTCAAATTATACGTAGTTCAGCAGATGTAAACACTGCGAAGGCTACATTGATGGAGCGCTTTGGTCTTTCAGAGGCACAGGCTCAGGCAATTGTAGATATGCGTCTTCGTGCTCTCACAGGTTTGGAGCGTGACAAGATTCAGCAGGAATATGATGATTTACAGATTCTTATTGGAAAGTTAAAAGCAATCTTGGGTGACGAAAAGATTCTTCTTGGTGTAATCAAGACAGAAATTACAGAAATTGCAGATAAGTATGGCGATGACAGACGCACTGAAATTGGATTTGATGAGTTTGATATCAGCATGGAGGATATGATTCCTGTAACCAATACAGTTGTTACATTCACAAAGCTTGGTTATATCAAGCGTATGAATGAAGATAACTTCAAGGCTCAGCACAGAGGTGGCAAGGGAATTAAGGGTATGGAGACAATTGATGAAGATTACGTTACCGAAATGCTCATGATGTCATCTCATGACTACCTGCTCTTCTTCACAAATAAGGGACGAGTATACAGAATTAAAGCATACGAGATTCCAGAATCAAGCCGAACAAGCCGAGGAATTGCAATTGTTAATATTCTTCAGCTTCAGCCAGATGAAAAAATTACTGCCATGATTCCAATTGAGGATTATCATGAGGATAAATATCTCTTCATGGCTACAGCAGATGGCTTCGTTAAGAAGACAAAGATTACTGAATATGACAACATTCGTAAGAATGGCCTTACAGCAATCAGTCTTCGTGATGATGATACTCTTATCGAGGTTAAGCTTACTGATGGTGATGAAGATGTAATCATGGTTACAAAATACGGTCAGGCAATTCGATTCAGCGAGACAGAGGTTCGTCCAACTGGTCGTGCTACCATGGGTGTTATTGGAATGAACCTTTCAGCTGATGATGTCATTATTGGAATGCAGCTTATTTCTCAGGGTGAAAGCCTTATGACTGTTTCTGAAAATGGACTTGGAAAGTGCACTCTTATGACTGAGTTTAACACAATCCACCGTGGTGGTAAGGGTGTTAAGTGCTACAAGATTACAGAGAAAACTGGAAATCTTATCGGCGCTAAGGCTGTTGAAAGAGATGATGAGGTAATGCTTATCAATACAGCTGGAACAATTATCAGAATTGAAGTTGCAGGTACTGCTCTTCTTAGCAGAATTACCTCTGGAGTTAAGTTAATCGATCTTAAAGAAAATACTAAACTTATTAGTATTGCAAAAGTACGAAAAAGTGATACAATACTTTCAGAAGAGGTTGAAGAATTAAATGAAGGTTCAACAACCGAATCATAAATCACTTTTAATAGCAATGGGGCTGTTATTTAGTAAATAGCAGTCCCTTTTATTAAAAGCTGTTACTTTAATAGTTTAAAGTAGCGTTAAATTAAAGTATTAATGGGATATAGTAATGAAGATAATAAGTACAGCAACAGTTGTAGAAAACGTAAAAGAGATGTGTATAAGAGCTAATCATTATCTTTCAGAAGATATGAATTTAGCACTTAATAAAGCTGTTGATACAGAAAAATCAGAACTTGGAAAGAAAATTTTAAACCAGCTTCAAGAAAATCTTGAAATAGCTGATAAGGAACAGATTCCAATATGCCAGGATACAGGAATGGCAGTATTTTTTATAGAAGTTGGCCAAGACCTTCACATTGAAGGTGGACTTTTAACAGATGCTATAAACGAAGGTGTTCGACAAGGCTATACAGAAGGATATCTTAGAAAATCTGTTGTTGGGGATCCGATAGAAAGAATCAACACAAAAGACAACACACCAGCTATTATTCACTATGATTTGGTTGCTGGTGATAGTCTTAAAATTACATTGGCACCAAAAGGATTTGGTTCAGAAAACATGAGTCGAATCTTTATGTTAAAGCCAGCTGATGGCATCGAAGGAGTAAAAGAAGCAATTCTTACAGCTGTAAAAGAAGCAGGTCCAAATGCATGCCCACCAATGGTTGTGGGAGTAGGAATTGGTGGAACCTTTGAAAAATCAGCTCTTATGGCAAAAAAAGCTCTTACAAGAGAATTTTCAGAGCGTCAAAATATTCCTTGGGTTAAGGAATTAGAGGATGAAATGCTTGAAAAGATAAATAAGCTTGGCATTGGGCCAGGGGGACTAGGTGGCACTACTACTGCTCTTGCAGTAAATATTAATACTTATGCTACTCACATTGCTGGACTTCCAGTTGCAGTTAATATTTGCTGTCACGTAAATAGACATATTACGAGGAAACTATAATGGAGCAGAAAATACAAACACCAATCACATCAGAAATTACTTCAAAGCTTCATTCAGGAGATTATTGTTATATAAGCGGTGAAATTTATGTGGCAAGGGATGCAGCTCATAAAAGAATGAACGAAGCTCTAAATAAGGGAGAAGAACTTCCAATACCTATTGAAAATTGCACAATTTATTACATGGGTCCTTCACCAGCCAGAGATGGACGCCCAATAGGTTCAGCTGGACCTACAACTGCCAGCCGAATGGATAAATATGCACCGCGTTTATTAGATTTGGGCCTTAAGGCAATGATTGGAAAAGGTAAGCGTACACCAGAAGTTATTGAAGCAATTAAACGAAACAATGGAGTTTATTTTGCAGCTGTTGGTGGTGCTGGGGCATTGCTTTCAAAATGTATCAAATCTTCAGAGGTTATCTGTTATGACGACCTTGGTGCAGAGGCAATAAGAAAGCTCTACGTAGAGGATTTTCCAGTAATTGTCGTGGTAGACTCGCAGGGAAATAACCTCTATGAGACAGCAATAAAAGAATTTAATAGCCTATAAAAATAGGTTTTTTAAAGAAAGAAATATTAGAAAAGGAGTTTAATGTTTTGGCTAAGTATATCGCAAAACGAATTTTACTGGCGATAGTGTCTATATGGATTATCACAATGATTACTTTCTTTGCAATGAACGCTATCCCAGGTGGCCCATTCAACAAAGAAAAGGCCACATCACCAGCTGTTATAGCCACTCTTGAGGCTAGATATAATCTGGATAAACCAGTTGGACAGCAATATGTACTTTACATGAATAATCTTCTGCATGGAGATTGGGGAATTTCTCTTCACTCAGGTCGCCCTATTTGGGAGGATATGATGAGTAAGTTCTCAGTATCCGCAAGACTTGGAGGAATGGCTGCTATCGTTGCTATTATCATAGGTATTATTCTTGGTGCAACAGCGGCTCTTACTAGAAATAGATTACCGGATAGATTGATAATATTCTTTACCACCCTTGGAACAGCAATGCCATCATTTGTACTTGCAACTCTTCTTCTTTTGGTATTTTGCGTAAAACTTGGTTGGTTTCCAGTATTTTCATCCTCTGATCCAAATTACACATTACCTGTAATTGCCCTTTCAGTATATCCAATGGCATATATTACACGTCTGACCAAGACAAGTATGCTTGATGCTCTTAATCAGGATTATGTTCGAACTGCCAGAGCAAAGGGTGTTTCTAAGATGAAGGTGATTTTCCTTCATGCACTTAGAAATGCACTTATTCCAGTTATTACATATGTAGGACCGATGGTTGCATACATTTTAACTGGTTCAATGGTAGTAGAAAATATTTTTACAATTGGTGGACTTGGTTCAACATTTGTAACCTCTATCACAAACAGAGATTACACAACAATTATGGCAGTAACAATTTTCCTTGCAATCCTTATGGTAATTGCAAACTTGATTACTGACATTGTATACAAATTCATCGATCCAAGAATTAAGCTTGATTAGGAGGAAGTATTAAGTTGGAAAATAAAGAAATGAAAAAAAGCCTCCTGTCAGCACAGGTCGATTTATCGAAATTCAACGCAGCAAACTTTGAAAAAGCGACAGATGAGGAAAAACGTCAGCAGGACGTAATGGGTGAATCTACTACATTCTTTAAAGACGGTATGAGACGCCTGAGGAAAAATCCACTTGCTATGGCGAGTATCATTGTACTTACACTTATTATTTTAATTATTATTATAACTCCACATTTTGTTCCATACACTTACGACCAGATTATTGCAGTTAATGGCGTTAGAGATAAAGGTAGTGCAAACCTTGGATTTTTCGAGTATTCACAAAAGGAACTTCAGTACATGAATGAAACAGGTGAGGATTTATTCCCTCATATTTTTGGTACTGACGGTCTTGGTAGAGATTACTTTATCAGAGTTATTTATGGTACAAGAGTTTCACTTGCTGTAGGTGTTGTAGCAGCAATCATGGTTGTAATCATTGGTATTATTTATGGTTCAATAGCCGGTTATTTTGGTGGAAAAGTTGACCTGATTATGATGAGAATTGTTGATATCATCTATTCTCTTCCAGATATGCTTATTATTATTCTTCTATCAGTAGTATTAAGAGAGAATCTTACAGGAAAGCTTGCAGGAACAGTTTTTTCTGCCCTCGGTTCGAATATGATTTCAATGTTTATCGTATTTGGATTACTTTATTGGGTAAGTATGGCCCGTCTTATCAGAGGACAGATTCTCACAATTAAAAATAACGAATATGTCCTTGCTGCAAGATGTATTGGAACATCGAATGCAAAGATTTTAAAGAGACATATTTTACCTAACTGTTTGTCGGTAATTATTATCACCACTGCACTTCAGATTCCAAGTGCAATCTTTACAGAGAGCTACTTGTCATTCTTAGGACTTGGTGTTTCAGTTCCACTTTCATCACTTGGTTCACTTGCCAATGATGCCAGAGCCGGTATGCAGTCTTACCCAGCAAGACTTGTTATTCCAGCAGTTATTATTTGCTTAATCGTACTTGCACTTAACCTCCTTGGTGATGGTCTCAGAGATGCATTCGATACAAAGCTTGATTAATTTAGGAGGTAATTATGGCAGATTCAAAATATGTACTAGAAGTCAATGACCTCCATACAAGCTTTTTTACAGATGCTGGTGAGGTCAGAGCTGTAAATGGTGTTAGCTTTAGCCTTGAGCCAGGTAAGACACTTGGAATTGTTGG contains:
- the gyrA gene encoding DNA gyrase subunit A, with translation MDDKIFDNIHDVDLKETMETSYIDYAMSVIASRALPDVRDGLKPVQRRVLFSMIELNNGPDKPHRKCARIVGDTMGKYHPHGDSSIYGALVNMAQEWNTRYPLVDGHGNFGSEDGDGAAAMRYTEARLSKISMTMFGINYKDDKFTTGKDIDMDGVDFMPNFDETEKEPTVLPARYPNLLVNGTTGIAVGMATNIPPHNLREVIGAVNKIIDNQVEEDRDTEIDELLDIVKGPDFPTGGVILGKAGIEEAYRTGRAKIRVRAVSEIEPMDNGKNRIVVTELPYMVNKARLIENIAKLVKDKKIDGITDLRDESSREGIRVCIELRRDVNPNIILNQLYKHTQLQDTFGVIMLALVNNQPKILNLKQMLKHYLDHQKDVVTRRTKYELNKAEERAHILEGLLIALDNIDEVIQIIRSSADVNTAKATLMERFGLSEAQAQAIVDMRLRALTGLERDKIQQEYDDLQILIGKLKAILGDEKILLGVIKTEITEIADKYGDDRRTEIGFDEFDISMEDMIPVTNTVVTFTKLGYIKRMNEDNFKAQHRGGKGIKGMETIDEDYVTEMLMMSSHDYLLFFTNKGRVYRIKAYEIPESSRTSRGIAIVNILQLQPDEKITAMIPIEDYHEDKYLFMATADGFVKKTKITEYDNIRKNGLTAISLRDDDTLIEVKLTDGDEDVIMVTKYGQAIRFSETEVRPTGRATMGVIGMNLSADDVIIGMQLISQGESLMTVSENGLGKCTLMTEFNTIHRGGKGVKCYKITEKTGNLIGAKAVERDDEVMLINTAGTIIRIEVAGTALLSRITSGVKLIDLKENTKLISIAKVRKSDTILSEEVEELNEGSTTES
- a CDS encoding Fe-S-containing hydro-lyase; protein product: MEQKIQTPITSEITSKLHSGDYCYISGEIYVARDAAHKRMNEALNKGEELPIPIENCTIYYMGPSPARDGRPIGSAGPTTASRMDKYAPRLLDLGLKAMIGKGKRTPEVIEAIKRNNGVYFAAVGGAGALLSKCIKSSEVICYDDLGAEAIRKLYVEDFPVIVVVDSQGNNLYETAIKEFNSL
- a CDS encoding ABC transporter permease, translating into MAKYIAKRILLAIVSIWIITMITFFAMNAIPGGPFNKEKATSPAVIATLEARYNLDKPVGQQYVLYMNNLLHGDWGISLHSGRPIWEDMMSKFSVSARLGGMAAIVAIIIGIILGATAALTRNRLPDRLIIFFTTLGTAMPSFVLATLLLLVFCVKLGWFPVFSSSDPNYTLPVIALSVYPMAYITRLTKTSMLDALNQDYVRTARAKGVSKMKVIFLHALRNALIPVITYVGPMVAYILTGSMVVENIFTIGGLGSTFVTSITNRDYTTIMAVTIFLAILMVIANLITDIVYKFIDPRIKLD
- a CDS encoding fumarate hydratase; this translates as MKIISTATVVENVKEMCIRANHYLSEDMNLALNKAVDTEKSELGKKILNQLQENLEIADKEQIPICQDTGMAVFFIEVGQDLHIEGGLLTDAINEGVRQGYTEGYLRKSVVGDPIERINTKDNTPAIIHYDLVAGDSLKITLAPKGFGSENMSRIFMLKPADGIEGVKEAILTAVKEAGPNACPPMVVGVGIGGTFEKSALMAKKALTREFSERQNIPWVKELEDEMLEKINKLGIGPGGLGGTTTALAVNINTYATHIAGLPVAVNICCHVNRHITRKL
- the gyrB gene encoding DNA topoisomerase (ATP-hydrolyzing) subunit B, which encodes MSNEVNQEYGADQIQILEGLEAVRKRPGMYIGSTSERGLHHLVYEIVDNAVDEALAGFCKHIQVTINPDNSVTVVDDGRGIPTGINSKAGIPAVEVVFTVLHAGGKFGGGGYKVSGGLHGVGASVVNALSNWVEVEIKREGKIFKQRYERGKTMYALKEIGTCPIEETGTKVTFLPDNTIFETTIFDYKTLKIRLRETAFLTKGLRITLTDTRGEEPKEESFHYEGGIKEFVQYINRGNEALYDEVIYCEGTRDNIYVEVAMQHNDGYQDQAYSYVNNIVTPEGGTHLTGFRGALTKVFNKYARDNKILKDSDPQLDGDDIREGLTAIISIKIEEPQFEGQTKQKLGNSEARGAVDAIVSEQLTWFLEQNPTIAKNICEKSLLAQRAREAARKARDLTRRKTALEGMSLPGKLADCSDKDPKNCEIFIVEGDSAGGSAKKARSRATQAILPLRGKILNVEKAREDRIYSNAEIKAMITAFGTGIHEDFDISKLRYHKIIIMTDADVDGAHIATLMLTFLYRFMPELIKQGYVYLATPPLYKLEKNKKVWYAYSDEELNNILLEVGRDNNNKIQRYKGLGEMDAEQLWETTMDPEKRILKRVVIDDEDASEINVTFSTLMGDKVEPRREFIEANAKYVQNLDI
- a CDS encoding ABC transporter permease, coding for MKKSLLSAQVDLSKFNAANFEKATDEEKRQQDVMGESTTFFKDGMRRLRKNPLAMASIIVLTLIILIIIITPHFVPYTYDQIIAVNGVRDKGSANLGFFEYSQKELQYMNETGEDLFPHIFGTDGLGRDYFIRVIYGTRVSLAVGVVAAIMVVIIGIIYGSIAGYFGGKVDLIMMRIVDIIYSLPDMLIIILLSVVLRENLTGKLAGTVFSALGSNMISMFIVFGLLYWVSMARLIRGQILTIKNNEYVLAARCIGTSNAKILKRHILPNCLSVIIITTALQIPSAIFTESYLSFLGLGVSVPLSSLGSLANDARAGMQSYPARLVIPAVIICLIVLALNLLGDGLRDAFDTKLD